In Alnus glutinosa chromosome 7, dhAlnGlut1.1, whole genome shotgun sequence, the sequence AAAGCACACATTTTCCTCACTATGCTAtaacaaccattttttctttcttttaaaggAACCCCTTCAAGGCAGGCCCCTTTGGGACTCATCCTTGTTGGGTAAACCTCGGATACACAACCCTGCCCGCAAAAACCTTGTATCAGGTAATTGAGGAGACTCTGAGCGGCCAACCTCGTGGTATTACACCAAAGGAGCGATCATTCGAGCTAACCCATAACTAAATTTAGAACAATTGCAGatacccaaaatacaaagcTCATAAACCCACAGAAACACTTACTAGACCAACCCACAAGCTGTAAATTATCAAGCACACAGATTATACTACGATTCATTCATTCAAACACATTGAGCCAAGACACTAATACTATGCCCTCTACAATCAGTATATAATAAGAAAATGAAGCTTATGCATTAAAAGCCCATACAAATTGACAAAGAAGgcgtgtaattttttttcacaattcTCCAATCAAAAAGCTAGGAGTGTAGTGTAATGATCTGATTCACAAATAACCCGAACAAATCAATCTCATCCAAGTCCAGCTATGCACATAAACAAAGGGAaatgaaactaaataaatagataccGTGAGCTTTTCGACGCGGTGATGGTCGTCGTGGTCGTTATCTTCATCCGCGCAGCCGTCGACGCACACGTGCGGAGAAGCATTGGAGTCGTCGAGAGAGAGCTCGACAGAGGGCAAGGGCTTGAAGGAGGGAGAAGAGGAGGAAAAGGAAGCGAGAAGAGAAGGGAGAGGGAGTGCGGTGAGGCCGATGTGGGAGAGTACGAACTGGGCCACCGAGGGCGTGCCCCTCACGATCTGCGCGATTATTTGCACCACAAACGCCACCCAGTCCATCAGCGACCGCCACACATGAACTGGCCGCCAAGCGTACACCTCCGTCGCCTGGCCCATCTCCGCCATAGCCTCCACACAGAGATACAGATATACTTGACGAACTTTCCTTTGCTTGTccttttgaaaagaaaaatgcctcGAGTGTGAGTTCCCACAAGAGGAGAGAGCGATCTGGTGCTCCTATGAAAGCGTGGATTCCCAGCAACTGGTTACGTGGCTGAGAACTACTGGATGTTTGCTTGCGTGATGATTTTGTTCATCGTTGCAAAGTTGAATCAATtattggtttcttttttctttttcttttttttcctttttttaaaaaaaaaaattatttattgccTTTTTATTACACTTTTACGTGAAAGAGTCAGGTGGACCTCATGATGTTGACACTTGACAGCCTATTGGACCATATTCATTTGTGGCGGCTAttatttatgctttttttttttttccttaccctaaaaaaatatttttttggcgGCTATTATTTTATCGCAATgatttaattaagtttttttaaattaatgtgtcacaattgtatgagatctatcattttaaaaatgtacCATAATCtcataagattgtgacacatcaagttATAACCAAATtctgaacaaaaaaatattgagatgtcaagcattttattttttttttaagtagattctatcatattaatatttatgaaaCTTATTgactcaattttttaattatattttgtcgttttttaaaattaataaatattaatatattaaaattttagttagttaattttaaaacaatattGATATTTGATCAATGTTATATAGTAAAGTAACTTAAAGAATATGTTCATCCCCACAATTTTGCATGtcaaaaaaacacattttaaaacAATATTGTACAAGGTATTCATTTGAGAGTgggtttgaacaaaaaaataaataaataattgtgatttgaaaacgtaaaaaaaataaacagacaAAGgggttcatttttttaaaaacgcacgatTTAAAAACCTGAACtacaattttaaactttttaaaagttaaactgcgattttattaaatatttaactgcttttttaaaaagagtaatgttaagaCTTACAACTTCCTTACAATTCTTTTATAACTTACTAACACGTGACAACAATTAATTAGAATCACTTTAGtcatacaaaaataaatttgacacTTTCAGTTATATGTTAATATGTGTTAACAAGTTGTAAAATAGTAATAGATCTaacatatttcttttaaaaattgaattgttaaatcattatttttttttaaaaaaaaagaggtttaaACTGTACGTTTTGAAACCAATAAACTAAACCTAAAGTATTACTTGCGATAAGAGGTTTGAAGCGAAAATAAGAGCTGATCGTAGCAGAAGAAGTGGCTAAATTTAGAGAGAACCTATGCCTTCTCACTGAATTTCTTTGAATATACCCTCTACCCAAACACCATGGGAGGAGTGAAGCTTCCCTCCTCCTTCTCCTATCCCTTTTTTTCCGTCTCTTCTCCCATTTCCTCCCTTTGCTAACGCTTTTATTGAGGCCTTTGTCTTATTAGAGCTTGCTTTAGTTTTagagaataacttctattcgGTGGTGGCAAAAACCAACACCTTTCTGCCCACCAGTAAGAAGTTGACATATCAgcatggaacaaaaaaaaacacagaaagAGTAAGTGTTGGCAAAACACCGAATCATTCTCCTTCCttcactcttttagtctttagaaaaaaaaaaaaaaaaaaaaaaaaaaaaaccaaaaattctCCTCCCAGCCATTGCCCCACGCGGCCACGTTGGACCTCGAGATCGGCAGCAACCCTCAGCCACCCTCGGTCCATGGGGCGGCTGTGCGGCCATCCCCgaggtctgggggtggccttcaggtcagccctagatggatctaTGGCTGGCctgatggccaccccaggctctgcgcggtcacccccgaccactgcagggtggccgtgcggccaccctcgGGGTCTGGGATTGGCCCgaacctgggggtggccttcggccCAACCCTTCTGTCCAGGAGCCACTCACCGTCGACCGGGTGGACGTCGATCCGTAGGAGGAGCAACGTTCGGTGGCGTGTTCCGACTCTGGAGTTGGGGGTGTGTTCCGGCCTGGGCGGTGCCGGCAGCATCCAAACCCACGTCGAAAGAGCAACGTTCGGTGCCGTTGGGTTTGGCCTGGTTGGTGTTCCAACCCGGTCGGTGGTAGCATGGTCCAGTACGGGCGTTGGCGGAGTGGTCTGGCCTAGGCGGTGCCGGGGGAGTCTGGCTTGGCTGTGGTGGAATGTCTGCTTGGGCAGGGGCgatctcttattttttttattttatttttttttcctgagatGACGTGTCAATATGTTATTGGTGGGCAGAAAACCCTTGTTTTATGCCATGACCTGACAGAATGGGCTATCTTAGTTTTATCCACCTTCTCCGAAGTATTTTACTTACTTTCTTCCACTTCAACACATTTATCACCGGTTTCCACTCCATTCCTCCACCGTGTATACTGTGATTTTTGGCTAAGTTATTGGGTCGAAATCTGTAGATCTAGATTTACGCTCCTCCATCAATTGTTGCATGACACGCACCTCTCCATTGGGTTTGTCGGCATCTTCCTCTTCCACCAATGGTCGCCACGCCCTCTTTCGACGTCCCCGCATCGAAGTATGGCATGCACGCGCTAGGGAGTTTGTCTTCCTTTACGACTTGTGGTGGCCATGCATCTCCCTCCATCATTTCCCCACCCCGGTTTTCGGTGGCCGCATTGTGATCCTCGCTGGAAAGAAGCTTCCCAAAGGTGGCGTGTGGTCATCACGCGCCGCCACTGGTGGCTCCCAGTCCCTCCCCTCAACCAAATCCGTGTTGTTGTTTTTGCTGCTATTTTTTATGTTACTTGGGTTATTATTTCTCtttatgagaaaatattgtatttgattttgtgttggtATCTCTCTTTCCTGCAATCCTATTTTTGGACACTAACAACGCTTTTACTGTGTCAGCCATCTTTTGGTGGTTGCTGCTAGTCTCAAGTGGGGATGCAGATAGGCTTGTCctaatttattttcctttaatttttaaaatcgtctTGCGCGACCCTTTGAAAGGACCGGGTAATTTGTTTGACCAATGTCATACTTTTTCTAAATATTTCAGCGATATTTTAGTTTAGTTTGAGTCTACTGTTGGGGAGCCTACCCATTTTTCATTAATAGGATCCTCCACTTCTTCTTTCTATGGGACCAGAAGTGGGAATAATCTACTATTGTAAGTTGTAACTATTTTCCTTAATCAATTTGGGGTCAGTTTgagtttgtaatttcaaaaagtgcgatttaaaaatgtgcgatttaaaaatgtgatttttaaaaacatagttaagtgtttgacaaaatcgcagtttggtctttaaaatcgcagtttagccttttaaaatactgcgttttcaaaaaagcaccacattgtctgcgatttgaataaacacttttctgcgttttcaaatagcaattttttaaaaacgtagtttccaaacggttcgttttctgcaatttggtttaaaatcgcactttttatttacgaaatcgcaattccaaacgtaccataaaaaggaaaaagaaaaaagggagctGATCGTAGCCCAATATAGATCCATCAACTCTAGCAGTTCGAGAGGTAGCTACTTTGCGGCCCATAAAAAGAGAAGTAACGAGGTTTTGGGCTAAAAGACAATCTGAGCCCAATACATTAACGGGccggccaagcccattatttaGATTCTGGTTTAGATAACTCAGCACTCAACACAGTTCTTTGTGGAAGGAAACTCCGGCCAGAAGCGCaggtgaaaaagaagaaatccGAAGAAACCCACGCATAGCGAGTAGCGACGAAGAAAGGGAagcaaaaagaggaagaagatatCAGAAacggaaaaagaagaagaagaggaaaaggcATGGGCGTGGATTACTACAAGATTCTCCAGGTAGACCGGAGCGCTAAGGACGATGACCTCAAAAAAGCCTATCGAAAGCTCGCCATGAAGTGGCACCCGGACAAAAACCCTAACAACAAGAAAGACGCCGAAGCCAAATTCAAGCAAATCTCCGAAGCCTACGATGTGAATATCCCTTCACTTTTCACtctcattttttgtttgttaagaGAAAGGAAAGATAATTAGTGGGTTTGATTGTATGTGAATAGGTTTTGAGTGATCCGCAAAAGCGAGCTGTGTACGATCAGTACGGGGAGGAGGGGTTGAAGGGGCAGGTGCCACCACCAGGTGCTGGTGGCAGTGGTGGGTTCCCCGGTGGGTCCGAGGGCGGAGCGACGTCGTTCCGGTTCTCCACGAGGAGTCCAGACGATATCTTCTCGGAGCTATTCGGGTTCTCGGGCTTCGGAGGGATGGGCGATTTCGGTGGCGGCGGGCACCGTGCTGGTGTGTCCGGGTTCCCGAGGGGCATGTTCGGCGACGATATATTCGCGTCGTTAAGAGGCGGAGGTGGCGAGGGCTCCGGCAACCCCCTGAGGAAAAGTGCGGCGATAGAGCGCACGTTGTCGTGTAGTTTGGAGGATTTGTACAAAGGGACtacgaagaagatgaagatttcTAGGGATGTCCCCGATTCCACTGGGTAAGCTTGGGATCCTACATACTTAAATTCTTATAGACCTTGATTTTGATTGGTTTTTTGTACCGGTAGTTATGTTGTCTCACATTGCTACGAATACTAGGGCAGATTTAAGAGGTGGATTTAGATTCTAGATCTATATATCCAAGCACATGCTATTATCTAAATGAAATGATTGTAACTATGAGTATAAGGGCCCAAGAGTACCAACCTTTTATAAGCCAAAGTATAGTATGTTATTCTTTAGTTAATTGTTCACTCTCGGATCAACAACCTCAAGTTGATATTAAGAGCAGAGATTATATGGTTATGTGATGGTGCATTTCTTAGAATCAATCCAGTTGGTGGAAACAGAGAAATTAATTATTGGGAAATAAGACAAGGGAAGCCACTTTAGAAGTGATCTTGGGTTACCATGTGCATAGATCTGTTGTTTCTTCTGTTTAGTTCCTTTGAGGTTTTGCTGCAATTTTTTATCCCTTTTGCTTCAAATGCAGTTGTAGCATTCAAGTGATAACATGTATTCAATGTATCACACTAGTTATGATGGTAATTTTCCGCAATATGCTATACTTTTCCCTGCCTAGGCAATTCATCGGGTTCTGTGTCTTATTGGCAAAAGCATTTTGCAATAGTATTATTTATTTgtgaatatttttgtttctcaaGAACCTTAAAGAATGCTTgatttctttattaatattttacttTGCATCTACATGTCTCTATGTGTGTGTTGCCTTGTGCATGATCAATACaatcaatattttgttttgttgccgGCTGACATTGCTAATGATGCCAATAGTTTGAAGTCTGATTGTGTATTTATCATTGTTTAGTTGCCAGTTTTGCTGGGGTAATTTGAATGCATTTCGATTCATGCGTACATCTCTAATTTGTGGATGACTTGATTTTTTGTGAGGCTATTCCTGATCATTTCCGTAATTTGCGATGtcttttcttatgttttgaagttgtaTCGGGGTTGAAAATTAACCTGGCTAAATTAGAGTTAGTCCATGTTGGAGGGACTCTTTGCCCATGAAATATCTAGGCCTTCCGTTGGGGGCTTTGTTTAAGGCTAAATCTATTTTAGATGGTATTATTGAAAATACGGAACAACAATTGGTAGGTTGGAAGCCGCTTTACTTGTCAAAGGGTGGTAGGATTGCTTTGATTAAAAACACTCTTTCCAATTTGCCTActtattttttgttccttttcccCATTCCAGTTGGAGTAGCTAACCGTATCAAGACTATTCAACGGGATTTCTTGTGGGGCAGAGTTGGTGATGAGTTTAAATTCCATTTAGTCAGTTGGTTCAAGATTTGTACTCTGCTTTCCTTCGtaggtttaaggttaggaactTGATTTGGTTTAATCAAGCTCTCTTGAAGAAATTGCTTTGGCGTTACGCCACAAAGAGGGAGGCTTTGAGGAGATTTGTTGTGGAAGCTAAATATGAGAGCATATGGTGTGGGTGACGCTCCAATGCGGTGTACGAGTCCTACGAGTTGGGGTGtgggatttctttttttttttggtggggggggggggggggggggggtgggttgGGATGGGGGGATTTCTCTATATTTAtgagatttgaggtgggagttGCGTCTAAAGTTCAGTTATGGCATGACGTATGGTGTGAAGATCAGACCTTAAAGGAAGCCTTCCTGGTTGTCTTTAGTATTGCCCGTTTTGAGGAGGCCACGGTGGCAGATCATATACTGTTTTTGAACGACACCTGTTAGTGGAATATTACCTTCATCAGATCtgtgcatgattgggagatgAAGATGGTCACCTTTTTCTTAAATCTCTTGTACTCTATCGGGTTGAATTGAGGTGGCGAGGATATAGGATCTATTGGCTTCCTTCCTAAAGGCGAACATTCGAGGTTAGATCTTTTTATCATGCGTTTAGCCTCTCGCTTGCCTTTCTTAcccttggaagagcatttggagaatTAAGGTGCCTAcaagagtggctttctttgtttggacaacaATGTTAAGGAGGATCTTGACCTTGGATAATCTAAGAAAAAGGTACGTCATAGTAATGgattggtgttgcatgtgcaagaagagcGGGGAATCCATTGGTAAGCTTTTGCTCCATTGGAAATTTACTGAGACTTGTGGGTATTGGTTTTTCGTCTTTTCGGGATAGAGTGGATATTGCTCGATTGGGTAGAGTTATTGGCTATAGTTTGAGAGGCCAGTTTGGTAGTCACCGTAATTTAGAAGCCTGGAGGATGGCTCCCCATTGCATGGTGTGGGGTATTAGGAGAGAACACAATTCCCAAAgtattgaagattgtgagagaaTGATGGTAGAGTTAAAAGATATATTGTTCAGAACACTTTATGGGTGGATAGTTGCTACAACAATACTCgctttttaataagattgatttacttgtcaaaaaaaaaaaaaattccaccaaaCCTTATCTAAGTTGCTAATATAAATTTGATGTTGcaatatttttcctattttgaaGTTTTGGTGCCAACTGATAATGCTACTGATCCAATATATATTGGAGGATTCCACTGTTTAGGCTTGCCATGATGCTATGTGTCTACTTCGTTTTACATAtatgtatttcaagtaaaaagaAGGTTTTTTGTACCCCTAAAACTTCTGAAAGCCCCACTCTGATTGAACCTATCTAACATATTAGTTAGATAAATTGCCGATATACAATTATACATGCCAGTGTCAAGCTTATGAGCAAATAGGAGAGGCACATTAGACGTCCCACTATCAAGTTTACGTGTGGTACTATGCAATGCATGTTTTTGTGATTAATTTGTTGGGGGTAAGAGTATACTATTGTGTTACAGTAGAAAACATATAGGTTGTGTTACAGAAGATCATGAAAATTTTGTTGCCATAAGTGACAACATCAAAATTTCATAACAGGCTAAGGGTATTGTAGTTTTATTCCAATTGTCGAAGATTTAGGCAAAAGATGCATCTGGTTAGATGTATGTTGACCTGTAGGAGTATTTTGCATCTGGTTTTATTCTAATTTCGTATGACCTGCAGGAGTATGCAATAAAATAACATGATTGACAGACTAGAAAAGATAAAATGAGTGAACGAGATCCCGGTGTGCAGTAAACTTCTTATGGTGGTTTGTACTTGActggttttgtttattttattttgccgTGCAGGAGATCCAACACAGTGGAGGAAATTCTTACGATTGAGATCAAGCCAGGTTGGAAGAAGGGGACAAAAATCACCTTCCCAGAGAAAGGAAATGAACAGCGAGGAGTCATACCTGCAGACCTCATCTTTATTATTGATGAGAAGCCTCATAGTGTCTTCAAGAGAGATGGCAATGATCTAATTGTCACCCAGAAGATATCTCTTGTGGAGGCTTTGACTGGTTATACGGCACAGCTGACAACCCTTGACGGACGGAATCTGACAGTTCCCATCAACTCCATCATCAGTCCCACTTATGAAGAAGTTGTTAAAGGAGAAGGGATGCCAATCCCCAAGGAACCTTCCAAAAAGGGGAATTTGAGAATCAAATTTAATATCAAGTTCCCTACCAGGCTTACTTCAGAGCAGAAAACTGGTATCAAGCGATTATTAACGTCTCCATAACCACCGGTGATAGCTCTCCCTACCACCTTCCAAACTTGTGTAAAACTTGCATTTGTTTTCCCTGCTGGTTTTCATCCTGGAAAGAAAGTTTATGCTATTGCTTTCTGCAAAAACAGTTATTTAggagtttaaattatttatgttcttttcttttttccaatcgTTTGAGTGCTAATGAGTTCACAGAACAAAAGTTCTATAGGCTTGCTGGCTTGACCTGCCTTTGCGTCCTCTCCCCCTCAGGTTTTGGCGTCTCCACTCTCCTCTTTGGTTTTGTCAATTACTGTTGACCACATAACTATGAAGAATGAAAATGGATGCATTTCTTGAGCATGCCAATCATTTTGGTGAGATGTAAACTTTCACCTTGATGCAGAATTCCAACATGATCTGTTCATGTTAACTGTTAGACAAAGTTAATGCCAGGTCCAAGCTTCTTAGATCATTAAGTCTTTGGGGGCCTTCAAAAGTGCCACGCTCTTATTAGTGGAATGATCATTTTTCAGGGCTTCATGGAAAAGTTCAAACCCGTTCTTCCCGGTTCCTGCTGACAAGAAATCCAAACATAGGTGGTATCTTATGGATCCGGATCTCCTTTGAGAGGAGAGGCAGAGAAAATTGAAGGGGGCTGCCTGCTCGAACAGGGCTCTCCTGCCCAAGTGGACCCTTTACTTGGGCAGGTCTTTTGCTCGGGCAGGAGAGTTCTCTTTAACAAACTCCTACCCAAAGAGGAGGAGGTAGAGGTAATAACAGGGACCCCCAATTGTAGGGGATCCGGGTACGTCTTATGTCTTATGGGCGTGTTTGCTACGGATTGTTAGTTGATTCTTCAGAGGTAATATGCAGTAAACTGTGAATTGCAATTTAGTTGCAGTGGACGAATCAAATACTCTTGACCTTCTTCGAACTTTAGGATGCAAAAGTTACGTGGGTCTTTTAAAAGCTGCAAATTTGCCTACCAATTGTGAGAAACGAATGTCCTCAATTTTGTAAAGGGGAAGACTGCCATTTATTAAGAAGCAATCCATTGATACCTTTGGGGCCAAGCTATCAACATCCAACATTAATTTGTGAAATGGGTTCGACTTTTGTCAATGCCTCAATGCAATGTACAAACTATGCaagtataacttttttttaagggataattcACAAAAGGGTAATCATGCGTTTTGACATAAGGGTATCAAACTAGTAAATGTCTCGTATTGGgatatcaaactatcaaaacgtcTTATGAAATGGTATTTTGTCAGGATTCGCTGTTAAATCCTGATGGAGTCCGCAACACGTGCCTGTCACGTGATTTTTTAAGGGTGAAGTACCCGTTTTGCCCCATATCTAAACAAAGAAAGGACCCTACCTCAAAGGGTAAAATGATCACTGCCTTTGAAAGGGACAcattttgacgaaatatgcTCATAATACCCTAgctacatgtcatttttcaataaaagaaaaactagaaaaactaaaaaaaatagaaaattaaaaaactaaaaaaaactaaacttttatttttttaattttaattttttaaaaaacaaataaagaaagcCACCTGGCTTTGGGAGGGCCACCTTTGGGGTAGCTCGTGGTCACCCCCTAGTGGTcaggggtggcgcgtggccaccccgaaatccattTCGAGGTGGCTCAAAAGCCATCctaagggtcgggggtggcttgcaggccaccTCCCTCACAACACCCCCCATACATCTactttataacttttttaaataaaaaaataaaaaataagtttttgtttttttatttttaatttttaaattttaagttttttattttttttttctaattttttaattgggaAATGACACATCGCAGGAGTATTACgggcatatttaattaaaattggcatttttcaaatgtttttgtAGGGGGCCATAGTCTAAGTATTAATAATTCGAGAGGATATCCGTAAAATGACCGATAGTTTGGAAggctaaatttaaattattttttattttttattttaaaaaaaagtgtttttcaaTACGGAAAATAGTTTTCCCTAGTTTAGAATAGAAATATGCTTTAAGAAGTTGTCAAAATCGGAGGCTCAAAGCCTCAAAGTTCAAAAGTTAGTGGGCACCTGTCCAAGAACGGAGAAGACAAAggagtaaaaagaaaatttcaattcGCACACTCCCCTTTTTACTATCTACACTCCTGAGGTCTCGCACCGCGTCCGATCGGATTctcaagaaataataaaaagaggAGTGGGAATAGAGACAAACAGACAGCGTTAATTACACACTCTGACTTCCCCCTTTCTCCGTTTCGGTCCTTACCACGTTTACATGCATCTCTGAATCTCCCACGCTCTCTCCGATCCGTCCTCATGGTCTCGCCGCACCCTCTCTGCAATTCCAAATCCTACTCATCCAATAGGTACAATTGCAATTCGTAGCCCTAAATTCACATCCAATCCGCACCGTTTTTGGATCTCTGATTGCTCACATGGAAATGGCTTCCAGTCCGCGAACCGTAGAGGAGATCTTCAAAGATTACAGTGGCCGAAGAGCTGGCCTCGTTCGTGCTTTGACTCACGGTACTTtactctctcttcctctctctcactctccctgTCGCTCTATCTATCCCCGAGtatctgactgttatttatttatttttgggtttggcGCAGACGTTGATGAATTTTATGGATTCTGTGatccaggtattttttttctactagatttggttttgatttaTTAGTTTGAAATTTTTCGCTTTCGGTTATATAAGagttttgtttggtttctgGGAAACTGagggaaagaaaaaggacaGATATTCTAAAGTTTCATacgcattttttttcttcttttttgtttctattaAATCTACTACATTTAGTTTTCGTTGCATGGTACGGTATCAGATTCCGCTCTTGTTTGCTCCATGTGCAAATATATCTACGGTTTAATTTGAAATCCGATATATTATTGGTCTATAGAGATGTTGTCGTAGTAAAATTAGGTAACATAATCCGAAGAATTGGAATTTCATATGGAATTCAACTCTTTGCGACAAGGTAAAAGCCTCAAGAACTGTAGAAAACTTAATTGGGTTCACTGTTTCGGACTTAATCCAAACAGAGCTTTTAAGTTTTGAACTTTCT encodes:
- the LOC133873029 gene encoding protein psi1-like, yielding MGVDYYKILQVDRSAKDDDLKKAYRKLAMKWHPDKNPNNKKDAEAKFKQISEAYDVLSDPQKRAVYDQYGEEGLKGQVPPPGAGGSGGFPGGSEGGATSFRFSTRSPDDIFSELFGFSGFGGMGDFGGGGHRAGVSGFPRGMFGDDIFASLRGGGGEGSGNPLRKSAAIERTLSCSLEDLYKGTTKKMKISRDVPDSTGRSNTVEEILTIEIKPGWKKGTKITFPEKGNEQRGVIPADLIFIIDEKPHSVFKRDGNDLIVTQKISLVEALTGYTAQLTTLDGRNLTVPINSIISPTYEEVVKGEGMPIPKEPSKKGNLRIKFNIKFPTRLTSEQKTGIKRLLTSP